A DNA window from Camelina sativa cultivar DH55 chromosome 17, Cs, whole genome shotgun sequence contains the following coding sequences:
- the LOC104756338 gene encoding V-type proton ATPase subunit c2 translates to MASSFSGDETAPFFGFLGAAAALVFSCMGAAYGTAKSGVGVASMGVMRPELVMKSIVPVVMAGVLGIYGLIIAVIISTGINPKAKSYYLFDGYAHLSSGLACGLAGLSAGMAIGIVGDAGVRANAQQPKLFVGMILILIFAEALALYGLIVGIILSSRAGQSRAE, encoded by the exons ATGGCTTCAAGTTTTAGCGGCGATGAAACTGCTCCTTTCTTCGGATTCCTCGGCGCTGCCGCCGCTCTTGTTTTCTCCT GTATGGGAGCAGCGTACGGTACAGCTAAGAGCGGGGTTGGTGTAGCGTCGATGGGTGTGATGAGACCAGAGCTTGTGATGAAATCTATCGTTCCTGTTGTTATGGCTGGTGTTTTAGGTATCTATGGTCTCATCATTGCTGTTATCATCAGTACTGGAATCAACCCTAAGGCTAAGTCTTACTATCTCTTCGATGGTTATGCCCATCTCTCTTCTGGTCTTGCTTGTGGTCTCGCTGGTCTCTCCGCTGGTATGGCTATTGGCATCGTTGGTGATGCTGGTGTTAG AGCCAATGCGCAACAACCAAAGTTGTTCGTGGGAATGATTCTGATTCTCATCTTTGCTGAAGCACTTGCGTTGTACGGTCTCATTGTTGGTATCATCCTCTCTTCTCGAGCTGGTCAATCTAGAGCCGAGTGA
- the LOC104756340 gene encoding endoglucanase 2, producing the protein MVAKPKSRCCCCTWFIGIIVLIAVILAVVLTFKHRSNHSNDDQPGSIDKKYADALKIAMQFFDIQKSGKLENNKISWRGDSGLKDGSEASIDLSKGLYDAGDHMKFGFPMAFTATVLSWSILEYGDQMASVDLLDHAKYSLKWTTDFLINAHPSPNVLYIQVGNPETDHKCWDRPETMTRNRTLTKVDTETPGTEVAAETAAAMAAASLVFKESDTKYSSTLLKHAKQLFDFADDNRGSYSVSIPKVQPYYNSTGYGDELLWAASWLYHATEDKTYLDFVSKNGEEFGNFGSPSWFSWDNKLPGTHILLSRLTFFKKELSGSKGLEGYKDTAKAVMCGLIPSSPTATSSRTDGGLVWVSEWNALQHPVSSAFLATLYSDYMLTSGIKELSCDDQSFKPSDLRTFARSQADYMLGKNPEKMSYLVGYGEKYPEFVHHRGASIPADANTGCKDGFKWLNSDEPNPNVAYGALVGGPFLNDTFIDARNNSMQNEPSTYNSALVVGLLSSLVTMSSSIESF; encoded by the exons ATGGTGGCGAAACCAAAGTcaagatgttgttgttgtacttGGTTCATTGGTATCATCGTCTTAATCGCTGTTATTCTCGCGGTCGTTTTAACATTCAAGCATAGATCAAACCACTCCAATGATGATCAACCTGGCTCCATTGACAAGAAGTACGCTGATGCTCTCAAGATCGCTATGCAATTCTTTGATATCCAGAAAT CTGGTAAGCTAGAGAACAACAAGATATCATGGAGGGGAGATTCAGGTCTTAAAGATGGAAGTGAAGCAAGTATCGACCTATCCAAAGGTCTATACGATGCTGGAGATCACATGAAGTTTGGTTTCCCTATGGCTTTCACTGCTACAGTTCTCTCCTGGTCCATTCTTGAGTACGGTGATCAAATGGCTTCTGTTGACCTATTGGATCATGCTAAATACTCTCTCAAATGGACTACTGATTTCCTTATCAATGCTCATCCTTCTCCAAATGTTCTCTATATTCAG GTGGGAAATCCGGAGACGGATCATAAATGCTGGGATAGGCCAGAAACTATGACTAGGAATAGAACTCTTACCAAGGTTGATACAGAGACTCCAGGGACTGAGGTTGCTGCGGAGACAGCAGCAGCTATGGCTGCAGCATCTTTAGTCTTTAAAGAAAGTGATACCAAGTATTCAAGCACGCTTCTGAAGCATGCGAAGCAGTTGTTCGATTTCGCAGACGATAACAGGGGATCTTACAGTGTCAGCATACCTAAGGTTCAGCCTTATTACAACTCAACTGGATATGGGGATGAGCTTCTTTGGGCTGCTTCATGGTTGTACCATGCAACAGAGGATAAAACATACCTTGACTTTGTGTCGAAGAATGGTGAAGAGTTTGGTAATTTTGGAAGCCCGTCGTGGTTTAGTTGGGACAACAAGCTTCCAGGAACACAT ATACTATTATCAAGATTAACCTTCTTCAAGAAAGAGTTATCAGGAAGCAAAGGACTTGAAGGTTATAAAGACACAGCAAAAGCTGTCATGTGTGGACTTATACCAAGCTCCCCAACAGCTACATCTAGTAGAACTGATG gTGGTCTAGTATGGGTTAGTGAATGGAATGCGCTGCAACACCCTGTGTCCTCAGCATTTTTAGCTACACTGTACAGTGACTATATGCTCACCTCTGGTATTAAGGAACTGTCTTGTGATGATCAATCCTTTAAACCTTCAGATCTCAGAACATTCGCCAGATCTCAG GCTGATTACATGTTAGGGAAAAATCCAGAGAAAATGAGCTATTTGGTGGGATATGGTGAGAAATATCCAGAATTTGTGCATCATAGAGGAGCATCGATACCAGCTGATGCAAACACAGGATGCAAAGATGGGTTCAAGTGGCTTAACTCGGACGAACCAAATCCAAACGTAGCTTATGGTGCACTTGTTGGTGGACCGTTTTTGAACGACACGTTTATAGACGCAAGGAACAATTCTATGCAAAACGAGCCAAGCACTTATAATAGTGCTCTTGTCGTTGGTCTCTTGTCAAGTTTGGTTACTATGTCTTCCTCAATAGAATCCTTTTAA
- the LOC104756341 gene encoding HVA22-like protein h, translated as MIGSFLTRGLVMVFGYAYPAYECYKAVEKNKPEMQQLRFWCQYWILVAALTIFERVGDAFASWVPLYSEAKLAFVIYLWFPKTRGTTYVYDSFFRPYVAKHENEIDRNLIELRTKAGDMAVIYCRKAVSYGQTRITDILQFVALQSTPKPQPKVKKHAEAEEDKQKQPDLKTTSQAASIPQARLQSKKPQLLTKEPISSPKPPSSSPRKQQLQQQQQTEIKEAKASVSQTKLTTLPPPGPPPSPSTATKTNADPPQPLSTEEEKAAPIVAASPQPASAIQRASSAKETIMEETLRVTRGSLRKARSTGVPR; from the exons ATGATTGGATCGTTTCTAACAAGAGGGCTTGT AATGGTATTTGGATATGCGTATCCTGCTTATGAATGCTACAAAGCGGTTGAGAAGAATAAGCCTGAGATGCAACAGCTTCGGTTCTGGTGCCAATATTG GATTTTGGTGGCTGCTTTGACCATTTTCGAAAGAGTTGGCGATGCTTTTGCTTCCTG GGTTCCGCTATACAGCGAAGCAAAGCTGGCATTTGTCATATATCTTTGGTTCCCCAAGACCAGA GGAACTACATACGTTTACGATTCCTTCTTTAGACCATATGTTGCGAAGCATGAAAATGAAATCGACCGTAACTTGATTGAGCTAAGGACCAAAGCTGGAGATATGGCAGTTATATACTGCAGAAAAGCAGTGTCCTATGGACAAACAAGAATCACAGATATCCTTCAGTTTGTAGCTCTACAATCAACACCAAAACCTCAGCCTAAG GTAAAGAAGCACGCAGAAGCAGAAGAGGATAAACAGAAACAACCGGATCTTAAGACGACGAGCCAAGCAGCTTCCATTCCTCAAGCGCGTCTGCAATCAAAGAAACCACAGCTTCTAACCAAAGAACCTATATCATCACCAAAGCCTCCTTCATCCTCCCCGCGTAAGCAGCagctacaacaacaacagcaaacagagatcaaagaagcaaaagcaaGCGTGTCGCAAACCAAACTCACTACTCTACCTCCACCTGGACCACCACCATCTCCCTCAACCGCCACGAAAACAAACGCTGATCCGCCACAGCCATTGTcaacagaggaagagaaagcgGCACCGATTGTTGCAGCGTCACCACAACCAGCGTCTGCGATTCAGCGAGCGTCATCTGCGAAAGAGACGATAATGGAGGAAACACTAAGGGTCACTCGCGGGAGTCTGAGGAAAGCTCGTTCAACGGGAGTACCGCGCtaa
- the LOC104756339 gene encoding ATP sulfurylase 2, whose protein sequence is MSLLIRSTYVSHLTLYQPRNSKSSSFTNQISFFSSFNHNPFVNLVYKRNPTIMQSVSPSSSSKMAVKSSLIDPDGGELVELIVPESDIAAKKAESETMPKVKLTKIDLEWVHVISEGWASPLKGFMREDEYLQSLHFNSLRLQNGTFVNMSLPIVLAIDDDTKQQIGSSQNVALVSPQGDIIGSLRSVEIYKHNKEERIARTWGTTSPGLPYVEEYITPSGNWLIGGDLEVFEPIKYNDGLDHYRLSPKQLRKEFDNRQADAVFAFQLRNPVHNGHALLMNDTRKRLLDMGYKNPILLLHPLGGFTKADDVPLDVRMEQHSKVLEDGVLDPETTIVSIFPSPMHYAGPTEVQWHAKARINAGANFYIVGRDPAGMGHPTEKRDLYDPDHGKKVLSMAPGLEKLNILPFRVAAYDTVEKKMAFFDPSRAKEFLFISGTKMRTYARTGENPPDGFMCPSGWNVLVKYYESLQESEESSKQQAVVSA, encoded by the exons ATGTCTCTTCTGATCAGATCCACGTACGTTTCACACCTCACTCTCTACCAACCTAGAAACTCAAAATCATCCTCTTTCACCAATCAAATCTCCTTCTTCTCGTCTTTTAATCACAACCCTTTTGTTAATTTGGTCTATAAACGAAACCCAACAATAATGCAAtctgtttctccttcttcttcttcgaaaatGGCTGTTAAGAGCTCCTTGATTGACCCAGACGGTGGTGAATTGGTGGAATTGATAGTACCGGAATCTGATATTGCGGCGAAGAAAGCTGAATCAGAGACGATGCCGAAAGTGAAACTGACGAAGATTGATCTTGAGTGGGTACATGTGATCAGCGAAGGTTGGGCTAGTCCTTTGAAAGGGTTCATGAGAGAAGATGAGTATTTGCAAAGTTTGCATTTTAATTCTCTTAGGTTACAAAATGGTACTTTTGTCAACATGTCGCTTCCTATTGTTCTTGCTATTGATGATGACACCAAACAACAGATCGGATCATCCCAAAACGTTGCTCTTGTTAGCCCCCAAGGTGATATCATCGGTTCTCTCCGAAG TGTAGAGATATACAAACACAACAAGGAAGAGAGGATAGCTAGAACTTGGGGAACTACTTCTCCAGGATTGCCTTATGTGGAAGAATACATTACTCCATCTGGAAACTGGCTCATTGGTGGCGATTTAGAAGTTTTTGAGCCGATTAAGTATAACGATGGGCTTGATCATTACAGGCTCTCTCCCAAACAGCTtaggaaagagtttgataatCGTCAGGCTGATGCTGTGTTTGCATTCCAGTTAAGGAATCCTGTGCACAATGGACATGCTTTGTTGATGAATGATACACGAAAAAGGCTTTTGGATATGGGTTACAAGAACCCTATTCTCTTGCTTCATCCTTTAGGAGGTTTCACGAAAGCTGATGATGTTCCTCTTGATGTTCGAATGGAACAACATAGCAAG GTTCTAGAAGATGGAGTTCTTGACCCAGAAACTACTATTGTCTCGATATTTCCATCACCAATGCACTATGCTGGTCCAACTGAAGTTCAATGGCACGCCAAGGCTAGGATCAACGCTGGTGCTAATTTCTATATTGTAGGTCGTGATCCTGCAGGAATGGGCCATCCTACTGAGAAGAGAGATCTTTATGATCCTGATCATGGGAAGAAAGTCTTAAGCATGGCCCCTGGACTTGAGAAACTAAATATTCTTCCATTTAGG GTTGCAGCTTATGATACAGTCGAGAAGAAGATGGCATTTTTCGATCCTTCTCGTGCAAAAGAGTTTCTTTTCATTTCTGGAACAAAG atgCGAACTTATGCAAGAACAGGGGAGAATCCTCCAGATGGGTTTATGTGTCCGAGTGGATGGAATGTTCTTGTCAAATACTATGAGAGCTTGCAAGAAAGCGAAGAATCGTCAAAACAACAAGCCGTTGTTTCAGCCTAA
- the LOC109130040 gene encoding serine/arginine-rich splicing factor 1-like produces MSDPSGQSSTTTVGGNGGSSGSNGGGGGGGGGGGSFGIQPQRSKVRKQVWAGVLGISSSTNN; encoded by the coding sequence atgAGCGACCCTAGTGGCCAATCTTCAACAACGACTGTCGGTGGAAACGGCGGCAGCAGCGGTAGTAACGGTGGgggtggaggtggtggtggaggtggtggcTCCTTTGGGATTCAGCCGCAGAGATCAAAGGTTAGGAAGCAAGTGTGGGCTGGAGTTCTCGGCATCTCTTCCTCCACCAATAATTAG